The sequence below is a genomic window from Macaca nemestrina isolate mMacNem1 chromosome 13, mMacNem.hap1, whole genome shotgun sequence.
TTGCTAATGAAGTTGCTTCTTTTGCACAGGTCTCAGGTCACAACAACTGAAATGTTCTGGTTCCTATGATTCCAAGCCTGCAGTTCTCTGGCTCCAAATAGAAGTGAGGTGCATTTAAGAACTAAataaagtgaacaggcaacctacagaatgggagaaattttttacaatctactcatctgacaaagggctaatatccagaacctgcaaagaactcaaacaaatttacaagaaaaaaacaaacaacgccattgaaaagtaggcaaaggatatgaacagacatttctcaaaagaagacattcatacagccaacagacacatgaaaaaatgctcgtcatcactggccatcagagaaatgcaaatcaaaaccacaatgagataacatctcacaccagttagaatggcgatcattaaaaagtcaggaaacaacaggtgctggagaggacgtggagaaataggaacacttttacactgttggtgggactgtaaactagttcaatcattgtggaaaacagtgtggcgattcctcaaggatctagaactagaaataccatatgatctagccatcccattactgggtatatacccaaaggattataaatcatgctgctataaagacacatgcacatgtatgtttactgcagcactattcacaatagcaaagacttggaatcaacccaaatgtccatcagtgacagactggattaagaaaatgtggcacatatacaccatggaatactatgcagccgtaaaaaaggatgagttcgtgtcctttgtagggacatggatgcaactggaaaccatcattctcagcaaactatcgcaagaacagaaagccaaacaccgcatgttctcactcataggttggaattgaacaatgagatcacttggacatgggaaggggaacatcacacaccagggcctatcatggggagggggaaggggtgatgggtggcattgggagttatacctgatgtaaatgacgagttgatgggtgctgacgagttgatgggtgcagcacaccaacatggcacatgtatacatatgtaacaaacctgcacattgtgcacatgtaccctagaacttaaagtattaaaaaaaaaagaactaaataaaatgtcAGGACTATTTTGTCAGAATTTTAATTCATGGCATGTGATCTAGAAATGAGCATGGAACACCTAAGTGGCCCCAAATACAAATGCTAAAATCAAATCAAGTAAAATCTCAATTCTCCCAAGCTAATGGAGGGAGGCAGTggcaaaattcaaaatattgacCAGTAGAGAATACATCTTTTGCTTTGGTAtgtattcttcttcttcttcttttttttttttttaattgaaatgaagtcttgtatgttgcccaggctggtcttgaactcctaggctcaagcaatcctcccacttcagcctcccaaagtgctgggattgtaggcatgagccacctgcccAACCAGGTATGTATTATTCTTCCCAGAACGTTAACGTTTCATTTTGTGGCCTCCTTCCAAGCCCTTATACATCCTGGAAGAGATGACAGGAACCCAGCAGTGAGCCGAAGACCCTGGACAATGTTAAACATTTTGcctccaaaaagaaaatttggaaaaggcCCGTAGTTAAATCCCTTGACCATGAGCACATCAAGAATATTTTCCTCCTAAAATCATCCTGACCTGTAATGTTCTAATTGgagaggcagaaataaagagtgaccagaagagataaaaagacaaacattccCAGCCCAATGAACACAGCTGTCTggggggaggagagaagagggctGCTAAAGCATGGAGTGTTTCAGAGGGAGGAGGAGACGGGCACCCCCATTGCCAGGATCCCCCTGCCACCATCTGCCACTCACACagcccacaccccacaccccagcTGTCAGTGCACACCTTGAGTTGTGCCCAGCAGAAGTGATGCTGATCTGCCCACTGCCTTCAGTCTAGGGGGGTTGACtgttctcattttacagtttAGGGAGGTTgattgttctttattttacagatggggtggCTGAAGCCAGGGACTTCGTGACCACCCCTGAAGGCAGGGTCTGAGCACCTGTCTAGGGCCCTGGTATTCTGGTATTGCCAGCACCTCCTTCAATAAGTCTCTCCCTATCCTTTAAGAAGTATCTCCCAGCTCTAGGTTCAGTGAAGGCCAGTTGACTTTGGGCTCAGTTAAGGGTTTTTCACAAACTCCCACTTGCCCCACTCCTGGGCCCTGCTTAGAGGACTCTTAGTGCCAGGAGCACTGGGCCTGGGAGGACCTGAGACTTAGAATCCTGCTCTATGCCTGGTTCCCCCATATCCTCCATATGGGAAAGCTCAGACTTTGGGGGCTGGAACATCCCTCAGACAATCCCCGGGAAGAGGAGAGCAGCTTCCCTATAAGATTCTTCCCTAAGAGCTGCCTTTGTCTCTCTGCTTCTCCCACAGTGGAGGTGGGTTCAGAAATGGTATCTATGGTTGGAATTGTGAGGTTAGAGCCTTGAGGAATGAGGCCCCAGGGCCAGATTCCAAGGAAAGTTCTGACAGCAGAAGGGATGCCCTCCTACCTTGACTTTCTCCCCTGTCATTGTCTCCAGCTCACTTTCCTCCCCCACCGTGAACTCGTTTTGGATCACTTTGGACCCGGTGGTGATGGTGAACTTGAAGTGCTTCCCGTTCTGCACGATTTCCGTCACACTCTTGATATCCTTCCCCTTCTGGATGAGCTCTTCCGGCAAACCTGGTGGAAACCATCTGAGGTTTAGAGATGGGCAAAGGTGGGAGTTTCATGACTGTGGTAGGCAGATGAGAGAAATGTTATGGCATGGAGGGGCAGAGGAGGGCACTGTGTCTCCCAAGGGGCTACAGGAACTCACCGGGGACTTGTGAGCAGCATGGGCTGTGGCCTTAGGATGAAAAGGACagtggcctggcctggcctgctgCTATTTTGCCAGTCAATTTATAAAAAGGACACTCCTCTGGCCTGAAGAACTATTCCTCTTGTGAGCACCCTGGTTCTTGCTCACTCTCCTTCCTCATTCCCTCCTCCTTTGATGACTTTGCTCTTGGAGCGGGAGCATTTCATTCCCCATACCCTGGGTGACCAGAGAGTTGATCTTCCAAGCTAGGTCCCTCCTGGGAGTGACAGGGGAGCTATCAATAATCATGCCAGGCCAACACACCCAAAGCAGCACTGTGCCAGGCAAGCCTGTGTCCACCTCTGCAGCCAAGGCTCTAGAGGAAGACATGCCAGCAATCCCTTGCCCTGGCATGGAGCTTTACCAATTTTAGAACTTGTCCACGCTGTTATACAAACTGAGGTTCACAAACATTATGTGGGTGGACAGTGAGCACAGAGGGTCCTGTTGCATGAGGGAGAGATGCGAGACACAGAGGTAGTATGAATTGCCTGCAGAAGATCCCTCTCCAGCAGAGCTGAAGgtcctcctctccctgcccctgctGTCTTCGGCACCCTTCTCATTCTTGGCACCCTCCCTTGCCATGCTACACCCTTTGCTTATAGGGCTCCCACTGCCTGGAGCATGCTCCCTGCCCCCAGTCCCCTAGACACCTGTCTTCCAAGGCTCAGCCCGATCCTTCTCTTTACCTCCACTGAGCCATCCCTCCGTGCCCTCCGTGAGCCACATCCTCCTGTACGTGACCCTGGGAGGCACAGGGGTTAAAGCAAGGTCTCTGAGAATGAGTGCCTGCTTCCAGTCCTAACTTAAACACTTCCTACTTGCATGACCTTGCTTGTGATTACTAAATCTTTCTAGGCTTCAATTACATCAACTGTAAAGTGGGAAAATAACGGTACCCAGCTTAGTTTTATGGTGAGGAATAGATGGGGTATTGCATATTCCATGGTCAGCACAGTTGCCTGGCACAGTGAGTGCTCCATACACCTTAGGGAATGCCTTATtacctttatttcttctcttctttttcccgaTAATGCCTTATTACCTTTATTATCTGTCTCCTTGATATCTATCCAGCACAGTGCTCAGTGTGTGATTGGCCTTGAATCACTATTtgtttaaagaatgaataaatgcaggAACAGGATCACACAACGAAGTGCCAATGACATGGTCATCAATCCAGACCACACCCTAGTTCAGTGCTCTTTCCACTTGCCTATGGGATGGCCTTGTGCAGTGAGGACTTGCTGCAAATAACTCCAGAAGTCAGTAAAATGCCCCCTAGTTTGTGTATATAGCCTGAATCTCTCCCCCCATCTCAACGTTTGGACCCTAAATAGCCACTGCTGGTAGGGCCAGACCCTCATCGATGTGACCCACAGCTTTGCCTTTCAGAGCAGCACTCACCGATTGCCTTCATGAAGGATTCAAAGTTTTCCTGGCTCTGCAGTTGGTACTTGCCAGAGAAACTCATGCTGGCGATAGAGCTCCCTCTTCACAACTGACCTGCAGCTCTGCCGACCAGACTGTCCACTGTAGGCTGTTTTATAGGGGGCTCCCTTCCTTTCGAATAGCGGCCAGAGGTCAGCAGCTGTTGATTCCTTTATGGCCAGGTTCAAACATTAACTCCCGAGAGCAATGGTCAATGATAAAGAACAGGATGGGCACAGCAAAGGTTTGCTGCAATTCAGCAAACATTAATGAATATCAGTCAAGCAGGAAGCCCTATGGCCCTGGGAGCCTTTAAGTGACTCTCCACACCCCatgaaatgtgtgtgtatatgcatgtatgtgtatatatgcacagatgtgtgtatatatagatgtgtgcatatgtgtttgtACATCggtgtttatatatacacacatgtattatGTACATAAAGATGTGTGAATGtgcatatatgtaatacatacacatatacacattatatacataagtgtttatatatgtctgtgtgtgcatgtgtacacacacagaaaaattccAGAGAATTCCTTTGAACTCAAAACCTCACCTTATTTACATAACCTTATGATCTCTTCTCATCCCCATTATTACACAAACTTAATTTGTAGAGTTGTCATCAGCTGCTAGTGCTATTTTGAATCCTGGGAATTCCTCCTTGATGATTATAGTCTCCTCCACAGGTCTTTTTGAGGTGTTAAAGCAGCCCTTGCTCAATGGCAGGTGTAAAACATTGGAACCAGGTGTGCAGAATTGAGACACATTTTATTAGGCAGAGACAAGGCAGGAGAAAGTGACACCTGCTGACTTGCTCCAGCCCTGCTGAGAAGACAGGACAAGGGATCTGGGGTTATGTGTAGGAAACTGGTCTTGTAGGGTTATGTATACAACACTGGCCTTGGGGAGATGGCCCAACAGGGCTTCCAGTGGCCTTGGGATGTGCCAGTTTGTTGTGAAGCACAGAGAGGCATGGTGCCCAGTGGGTGCACATGTCCCAGTTTCTGCCTCTGAGGCAGTTCTCGGCAAGTACCCCCTCACCCCCAGATTCTCTCCCTTCTTTGTCTGGACTTTGGCGTCAACCTTTTCACCCGCAGCTTCCTGCCTTCGTCCTGTGGTCCTCCTCTACTCTGTGGTTAGACAGATCATCCTGAAGCATAGGCTGGGTTGGGCCACTGCTCCAGGCATGAGCCTCGGTGGTTCCCATCACTTCAGAGGCCACAGGTCCTGGATGGCCTGGTGTCACGTGCCAGGTCACGATGGCCACCGCCAATAACACTTCCATTTCCCTATTATGAGTTCTAATTTTTGGCTTGGAAAATGACTCCCATTGCCTAAACTTCTAGCAGGGCTGCCAGCCTTCAAAAGGTCACTCCAGTCTACCTTTCcatcctttttccttccttctccctagGTCACAGATCCAACCACAGGGCCAAGTGGACACATCAGGGGCGTCCATGCCACTCTCTATGCCCTCTGTGGTCTCCAGCATTTGGACATGTTGATCCAGCAAAGCACTTCAGAAGTTCTCTCCTCCACCCACAGTCCCAGTGCCAGGGCCCTTCTATGGCATCCCTGACAGGTGGTATTAAGGTGTACCCCGCCACAGAGAGCTCTCCACCTTTGGAGCGGTGTGGGCAGAGAGCGCTCACTAGTGGAGTGTCCTGCCATGTAGATTGTGGCACCAGCAGACCTTTCCCTCCAGCACAGAGGGGTGCTCTGGCCCTCCCTGCTTGGCCCTCCTCTGACCGTGTCTAGGACACAGTGTCTAGGTGCCTCCCAGGCCAGGAATTGGGGCTGTCCCTGCAGCAAGCGAAGTGGGCCTGCATGCTGAGAACTTATGGCTTTTTATAATCACCACGACTACCTGAGCAGCGGGCAGGAAGGGGCAAGGTGGCTCCAAGAAGGATGGGCACACCCACAGTCCTTCTCTCATCTTGCTCTGAGCTTTGATTACGCATCTTTTAACATGTCTCATTGTAACGAAGGGGCCCTGGTCTCCAGGTGGGATGctgatatttcatttttgtatatgtaaggaagtaaaaaatccattttctcaAGAACTGGCATGAGAATTCCTTGCGTGCGTGcatgcgtgcgtgcgtgcgtgcgtgcgtgtgtgtatataaatgactgcctgggagacagagtgtgTGAGACCCCAGACCTCAGACCCGTGTGTCAGTGACAGCCAAGCTGGTGAAGAGAAGGGCAGCTCCCTCATGCAGGAGACCAGGAGAGGCTGGGTGTGTCTTCCTGTCCCTCTCCCAGACTGCAGAAAGCAGAGAGAGGAAtgtggcaggcaggcaggagaggCGCCACCAAGAGGGCGTGGGGTGATGGGTCACTGAGTTACCCCCAGTGACCGCAAGGCAAGAAGAGCTCCAGGATGACACTGGCTTTGAAGCTGCTCATTTGCTGCAGTGAATCCCCATCCATCTTTCTTTAATTTCCACTCCAACTATTTCAAAAGCTTCAGGAAAATATAGTGCCTGAATCAACATATGAGCAAGTGGAAAATGATGCAGGGCTGAGCTTTATTTCTGGATGGTTGTGATGGGGCTGAGATGGCACACGCAGAAGCAGTGCCAGGAAGTGCAGTGTCTGTGGGGCTGCATTCCCTACAGGGTTCCCCAGGTCCCTAGAAATCCTAGGAAGGGCTTTGGAGGAACTCACGCTCATTTTGTTTAGATCCCATCTGGGTTACATGTGACACCTAAAGCCTGGGCCAATAGCTGGCATATGTCTGTCTAATGAGCACGCGAAGTTTCAGCCCAGGGCTAAATTCAGGTCTATACCTGAGACCCTATTCACCACCTACCTAAAGAGTTCTTCTAGCACTTGTCAAGGAAGGAATACGTAAACACTTGCTTAGATGGGGAACTTAGGAGCTTTGCAAcctaaaatcaatgaaataatcaCCAGGGAAAATGACCGTGATAGAGTCACTACGATGCCCACCTCCCATCCCACCCATCAGCTGCTTCGTTTGGGAGAATCTGCTGCAAGTGCCCATGTTCTCTCATGCCCCCAGCTGCCTGCCTGGCATCCTACTCAGATAAAGGGATATCTGGCTTATACATCCACAACCAGGCCCTCTCCCGTTGATTGCAAATGTCAAGTATCACACCCCACACTGCTGCTTTCTGGGGTCGACAGAGGGGAGTGGGAAAGAGCATCATGAAAGTTTCTCCATAGAGCAAATCAGCATCAACCCTGGAGGCCTCAGGGGAAGTATGGACCAGATGCGCCTTTCCTGGTGTCTGAGGAACAGCAGGACCCGTGAGCTGTCTCCTTGTGGACCCCTCTGCCTCGTGCTGCACTTTCTTCCTACCCTGTCCAGGCAACGCCTGCAGACTCAGAACAGCATTGGGAATGCAGCTGACCCAGAGGTTGGTTCAGGGCCTGGCACAACCAGTAAAGCCTTGACAGTTTCCCTGGCAGATGGGCAGCCTGACAAGTAAATCGAGCTGATCAACGCCGGGCCAGGACTCCCTCTCTCCCCCAGGTCTGAGATATGGCTATTCTTAGGCAACCCCCAATGACTTCCTTttgtcatttgtgtgtgtgtgtgtgtgtgtgtgtgaatcttGAGAGCACAGAGATTAGTAGCCATTTCAAAATTTAATACTCATGAGTTTTCCATAAACTTAGAAGAGGGTAATGACATCTTCCACCCACTAGCTGAGCAAACACAAGAAGAGATAAGCTTAATTGCAATGACAAAGTTCAAGTGgctttcaagaaataaaaaaaaagagactccCATTCTGTGGGCACAGTTTTGGAGTGACCAAAGACTCTGGCCCCACTCACTCCACACTAGACATCCCCTCTTCTCACATCCCTACCCAGATGGGCAGCGTGCAGGTGTGGGAAAGGAGGGGAGTCACCTCTTGGTGGCCAGGATATGATAGGTGTTCATTTTAGAGCAAGCACCTTTGACCTTAGTGCCTGCAGTGCCAGCCTGCCCATTTCCTGGGTGTTTGAACATAGGAGGTAACCTGAGAAGCCCATAATTCTGATACAGGCAGGGCTGCAGAGAAAGGACTTGGGTTTGGgcccagctcttctttatacctGATGTAGAGCCTTGCTGAGCCTCTACTTGCTTATCTGTTAAATGGTCATAACATTTTTTGCCTCATGAAATAGTTGTGTAAACtaatcacaaccacaatgagatactatcgccatcagtcagaatggctactattaaaagtaaaaaaataacatgctggcgaggttgcagagaaaaggaacacttacaaACTACTGGTGAGAGTGTGAATtaattcagccattgtggaaagcagtgtggtgattcctcaaagaactaaaacagaattaccatttgacccagcaatcccactactgggtatatacccaaaggaaaataaattgttctaccataaggACGCATGCATgagtatgttcactgcagcactattcacaatagcaaagacatggaatcaacctaatgcCCACCAACAGTACACTGAATAAAGAAAGCATGGTATATATAcgctatggaatactatgcagtcgtaaaaaggaatgagatcacgtcctctgcagcaacgtggatggagctggaggccat
It includes:
- the LOC105496022 gene encoding fatty acid-binding protein, liver, which codes for MSFSGKYQLQSQENFESFMKAIGLPEELIQKGKDIKSVTEIVQNGKHFKFTITTGSKVIQNEFTVGEESELETMTGEKVKTVVQLEGNNKLVTTFKNIKSVTELNGDIITNTMTLGDIVFKRISKRI